One region of Pangasianodon hypophthalmus isolate fPanHyp1 chromosome 15, fPanHyp1.pri, whole genome shotgun sequence genomic DNA includes:
- the si:dkey-247m21.3 gene encoding 5-hydroxytryptamine receptor 4, with amino-acid sequence MATTADPTEESVDEVVSEHIFNPLERIILTFFLASIIIMTVLGNLLVMVALSRDRQLRKKKTNYFIVSLAFADLLVALLVMPFAAIELTTGHWSYGETFCLVRTSLDVLLTTASILHLCCIALDRYYAICCQPLVYRNKMTPVRVSLMLGGCWVIPLFISFLPIMQNWNAIGIEDIIEERKLSHGSNRTSCIFMVNRPYALVCSAVAFYVPLGLMILAYQRIYVTAMEHARQIRMLRRAGSTPISSYYSQEHPGSSRMKIETKAAKTLAVIMGCFCLCWAPFFITNVLDPFIQYSVPWQMWTTWLWLGYINSGLNPFLYAFLNRAFRRAFLLILCCGDMRYARQGSFSPSRPCSASVNGTSIALRLSFLPNRSYSDNGKRILSSEQESLDSAGVF; translated from the exons ATGGCCACGACGGCCGACCCCACAGAAGA ATCAGTTGATGAAGTGGTGAGTGAGCACATTTTTAACCCTCTGGAGAGGATCATTCTGACCTTCTTCCTGGCATCTATTATCATTATGACTGTCCTTGGTAACCTGCTGGTGATGGTGGCTCTGTCAAGGGACAGACAGCTGAG GAAGAAGAAGACCAACTACTTCATTGTCTCCCTGGCGTTCGCAGACCTCCTGGTGGCTCTTTTAGTGATGCCGTTCGCGGCGATAGAGCTCACCACAGGCCACTGGAGTTACGGAGAGACGTTTTGCCTGGTGCGCACCTCGCTGGATGTGCTGCTCACCACAGCGTCCATACTGCACCTGTGCTGCATTGCCCTGGACAG GTACTATGCAATCTGCTGCCAGCCCCTGGTCTACAGGAACAAGATGACGCCTGTTAGAGTGTCTCTGATGCTGGGGGGATGTTGGGTTATCCCCTTGTTCATCTCCTTCCTCCCCATCATGCAGAACTGGAATGCCATTGGCATCGAGGACATT ATTGAGGAGAGGAAGCTCAGCCACGGCTCAAACAGGACATCCTGCATATTCATGGTGAACCGACCATACGCCCTTGTCTGCTCAGCTGTGGCCTTCTATGTGCCTCTGGGCCTGATGATCCTCGCCTATCAGCGCATCTATGTGACGGCTATGGAGCACGCGCGGCAGATCCGGATGCTGCGGCGCGCCGGATCCACTCCCATATCCTCTTACTACAGTCAAGAACACCCCGGCTCCAGCCGCATGAAGATCGAGACCAAGGCGGCCAAGACGCTGGCAGTCATCATGGGCTGCTTCTGCCTGTGCTGGGCACCGTTCTTCATCACTAACGTGCTGGACCCCTTCATCCAGTACAGCGTACCGTGGCAGATGTGGACCACATGGCTGTGGCTGGGATACATTAACTCGGGCTTAAACCCATTCCTCTATGCCTTTCTGAACCGGGCTTTTCGCAGAGCCTTTCTCTTGATCCTGTGCTGTGGGGACATGCGCTATGCCCGCCAGGGGAGCTTTAGCCCGAGCAGACCTTGCTCAGCATCTGTGAACGGAACATCCATTGCGCTCAG